From a region of the Anomalospiza imberbis isolate Cuckoo-Finch-1a 21T00152 chromosome 3, ASM3175350v1, whole genome shotgun sequence genome:
- the PAQR8 gene encoding membrane progestin receptor beta, whose product MTAILERLSTLSLSGQHLSRLPRLLEDGLPKMPCTVKECEVPQLFREPYIHSGYRPTGQDWRYYFLSLFQKHNEVVNVWTHLLAALAVLLRFKTFVEAEQLPVDAWSLPLLIFVLSSVTYLTCSLLAHLLQSKSELYHYTFYFVDYVGVSIYQYGSALAHFYYSSDQAWYDKFWLFFLPAAAFCGWLSCAGCCYAKYRYRRPYPIMRKMCQVIPAGLAFILDISPVAHRVVVCHLGGCEEDAAWYHTYQILFFLISAYFFSCPVPEKYFPGSCDIVGHAHQIFHTFLAICTLSQLEAILLDYKNRQEIFLKRHGPFTVYLSCISFFGLVACSAITAYILRCRIKASLAKKDS is encoded by the coding sequence ATGACAGCCATTCTGGAGCGGCTCAGCACGCTGTCCCTCAGCGGGCAGCACCTCAGCCGGCTGCCCCGGCTGCTGGAGGACGGCCTTCCCAAGATGCCCTGCACGGTGAAGGAGTGCGAGGTGCCACAGCTCTTCCGCGAGCCCTACATCCACAGCGGGTACCGCCCCACCGGCCAGGACTGGCGCTACTACTTCCTCAGCCTCTTCCAGAAACACAATGAGGTGGTCAACGTGTGGACGCATCTCCTGGCCGCTCTGGCCGTGCTGCTGAGGTTCAAGACGTTTGTGGAGGCCGAGCAGTTGCCTGTGGATGCATGGTCCTTGCCGTTGCTCATCTTTGTCCTCTCCTCTGTCACCTACCTGACCTGCAGCCTCTTGGCACACCTGCTGCAGTCCAAGTCAGAGCTGTACCACTACACCTTCTACTTTGTAGACTATGTTGGAGTCAGCATCTACCAGTATGGCAGTGCCCTGGCTCATTTCTACTACAGCTCTGACCAAGCCTGGTATGACAAGTTCTGGCTTTtcttcctgccagcagcagctttctgcGGCTGGTTGTCCTGTGCCGGCTGCTGCTACGCCAAATACCGGTACCGACGGCCTTACCCCATCATGAGGAAGATGTGCCAGGtgatcccagcagggctggctttCATCCTGGATATCAGTCCCGTGGCTCACCGGGTGGTTGTGTGTCACCTGGGGGGCTGTGAGGAGGATGCTGCTTGGTACCACACTTACCAGATACTGTTTTTCCTTATCAGtgcttatttcttttcctgccctGTACCTGAGAAATACTTCCCTGGCTCCTGTGATATTGTTGGCCATGCCCATCAGATCTTCCACACCTTCCTGGCCATCTGCACCCTGTCACAGCTGGAGGCTATTCTTTTGGATTACAAGAACAGGCAGGAGATTTTCCTGAAGAGACACGGGCCTTTCACTGTTTATCTCTCCTGCATCTCTTTTTTTGGCTTGGTGGCCTGTAGTGCCATCACAGCTTACATCCTGCGATGCAGGATCAAGGCCAGCCTGGCTAAAAAGGACTCCTGA